In the genome of Anabaena cylindrica PCC 7122, the window ACAATTGGTCAATAGTCCAAAGATATTCACAGGGAAAATTATCAATGCTATTAACATCTAACCAACCTTCCTTTTCCCTTTTCGCAACCGCTAACATGACTCGCGTTGTTTCTTCATCAGCTTCTTTCCATTTCTCTGCTGCGAGTAAGTCACGAAGACGGGTATAATTCATACCTACTGCTGATTTTAGATCAACATTATTGACTTCTAAGGATTTATTGTTTGAATTAAAAATAATTTGATAATATTCATCATCATCGTCAAAATTATATTCACAATATTTCGATTGAACATATTGGATATAGTTAATAGTACGTTTGTAGCTAAATTCATTATTTATTTTTTTATATAGATTAGCTGCCAAATTCAAATTTTCAAGTCCGGTTTTTTTATTTCCTATTTCGCTATAATAATTTCCCTTATAGTAATATACTTCTGCAAGATATGTATAAATATTTAAGGCATAATCAGGTTCAATTTTTATTATTGTATTAAAATCCTCAAATGCACCTAGTATATCTCCTCTTTGAAAACGAAATTTTCCTCTAACATAATATGCTTTATGAAATTCAGGATTAATATTTAATGCTTGATTCAAATAGCTGATTGTTATTTCATCTATATCCATCCAACCTATTTCATCTATATAAATCCGATCTATTTCATTTAGGTTATAGTAGGTAATTGCTAAATTAAAATAGACTACAGCTTCTTTAGGATTAATTCTTATTGCTTCCTCATAATCATTAATGGCATAGTCTATATAACCCAATTCATAGTAAATAATTCCTCTGTTATTATGAGAGTAAGCATCTTTAGGATTAATGTATATTGCTTGACTATAATCATTTATAGCATCCTGGAAGTTTCCCAGTTGATGATGAATTTCTGCTCGTTTAAAATATATTTGAGCATTTCTAGGATTTATCTGCAATGCTTTACTATAATTAGTAATCGCGCCTTGATAATTTTGATTATTAACAAATTCATCACCCACTAAGATATACTTATGATAATCATAATATGTAAATAATTTTAAATTCTCTAAATAGCCATGTAAACCACCAGGATAAAGTAATTCATCTATTCCGACTAAAGTTTTATCACCAATTGATTTAATCATATTCGTTGGTAAAAAACCAGCTATAATAAGACCATATTCTTTTTCCGTTTCACTAAATTCTTCTTGACATAAAATACAAACTAAAACAGCATTTTTTTCAATTTCTTCTCTATCAATTGTCCATTGAACTTTATCAAAATATCCATAACGGGTTTTAACCTGAATACCAACTGATGGATCAGAAGTTAAAGTAAAATCAATTTTTTCATCTCCACCAATGCGTTTTTCATAATCAATTTCAGTTACAAAATCACCTAAACGGATTTTAACAACTTCCTCACCCAGCTTTCCTTTCATATTATTGAAGAAGATGTTCTTAACATCGGATTGTTGCTTGAATTTATTAGCCATCTCCCAGCAAAAATCCCGTAATTGCTTTAACCTCTCTCCAGAGATAACTGTCAACTCACTATGCTGTTCTTGATAG includes:
- a CDS encoding GUN4 domain-containing protein; this translates as MANKFKQQSDVKNIFFNNMKGKLGEEVVKIRLGDFVTEIDYEKRIGGDEKIDFTLTSDPSVGIQVKTRYGYFDKVQWTIDREEIEKNAVLVCILCQEEFSETEKEYGLIIAGFLPTNMIKSIGDKTLVGIDELLYPGGLHGYLENLKLFTYYDYHKYILVGDEFVNNQNYQGAITNYSKALQINPRNAQIYFKRAEIHHQLGNFQDAINDYSQAIYINPKDAYSHNNRGIIYYELGYIDYAINDYEEAIRINPKEAVVYFNLAITYYNLNEIDRIYIDEIGWMDIDEITISYLNQALNINPEFHKAYYVRGKFRFQRGDILGAFEDFNTIIKIEPDYALNIYTYLAEVYYYKGNYYSEIGNKKTGLENLNLAANLYKKINNEFSYKRTINYIQYVQSKYCEYNFDDDDEYYQIIFNSNNKSLEVNNVDLKSAVGMNYTRLRDLLAAEKWKEADEETTRVMLAVAKREKEGWLDVNSIDNFPCEYLWTIDQLWVKYSNGKFGFSVQKRIYQGFGGAREYNSQIWEKFGDEVGWRKGVSWLYYKDITFDIKAPEAHLPCGGEGVGEFSRCWYGWGVWRFSRV